The genomic region CACCGCTTTGAATGGTGTAGGTCTGACCCATCTCAACGAGTTCATCGGGAACAGTTGGTTTAGCAGGTGGTTCTTCAACGCTGACTGCTTCTTTAATAAATAAGACTTGTCCTGGGTAAATAAGGTCTGAGTCTAATTGATTAATTTCTTCTAACTGAGATAAAGACATACCAAACCCTTCAGCAAGGCTATATAAAGTGTCACCACTCACAACCGTATATGTGCTTTCCGGAGAAACAACCGGATTTGAAGCACCCTCCTCTACGGAGTTATTTTCTATTTGATTGCTTACTTCTGTGGAAGCCAATGTAAGTAATTGACCAGGGTAGATAATATCGTTATCTAATCCGTTCCAATTTTTAATTTGTTCAATAGAAACACTATATTCTTGGCTAATGGCCCAAAGGGAATCATTTTCTTTGACTTGATAGGTATCTGAAATTTGTACTAAAACATCTGATTCTGGTACTGAGGGGATTGCTTGCTCTTCTTCGACGCTATCGTAAATGTCTAACTCATTTGTTTCAATAATTTGATTTAATTTAACATCATAAGCACTGTCGGTTGCATAACGACCAGTCAGATATTGTGTTGCATCTTGGTAAGTTTCAGTATTACTTTTCCAAGCACCGCTATAATAATTTGGATCCCAGCTTGTGCCATTTTTTAAAACTTGGGCATAATCTTCTAAGGACTCAGAATAAGATGGGTATTTTCTAAATCCAGCTTCAATTTGGTAATAATTTTGATTACCACTATCTTCTAAAGTCGGCATGATAGCCGTTTCTCCGTTATAATTACCTTTGATACCAAAGAGATTATAATTTGGTTCAGATGCTAAACTACTTTGCCCCCAACCACTTTCAAGAATCGCCTGTGCCATCATAACCGAAGCATATAAATCATTCTCTGCTGCAATTTCAGTTGCAGGCGAAGTAATCGAATCTAAAAAAGGATGAACCGTACTCACCTTCAGCGGAGATGGAAACTGGCTACTCGCCGCTACTTCTGGTACCGAGGCGACTATAGTTGAGACAAGAACAGAAACGCCCACCAGAGAAACAACCTTCATTTTCCTTTTTTTAATAATATCTAACTGGTTTTTTGATATTTTCAAGTTAACAATCCCACCTAACTGATATTTTTTATACTTTTCCATTATAATAGTTCTAAGTGAATAAAAGCATGACTTTTGAAAACTGTTATAATTGTCATTGTTTTGTAATATTTAAGGAGGAAGATTCGTGCTAGAAAAAGCCATCGATTTTAGTCATTCTTTACTAAAAAAAACAGTTGTACCAGGAGATATAGTGATTGATGCTACCGTCGGAAAAGGCAACGACTCGCTACTATTAGCAAGTTTAGTTGGTCCTTCAGGTAAAGTAATCGGATTTGATATCCAAGAACAAGCGATAAAGCAAACAAAAGAAAAATTTCTACTAACAGGTTTAAGTGAGCGTTTAGAATTGCATCAAACGAGCCATGAACATGCACATACCTTTATTCCAGAAAACAAAGCCATTGGAGGTGTTATCTATAATCTTGGTTATCTACCGGGTGGAGACAAATCGATTACAACGACCTACCAGTCGACTTTAACCAGTATAAAGCATTTGTTGCCTTTATTACGCGTTGGTAGTCTAATGGTACTGGTTGTATATAGTGGGCATCCAAATGGCCTAAAAGAGAAAGAGATGCTCTTAAACTACGTTAGTGGCCTAAATCAAACGGACTATACCGTTCTTTCATACCAATTTATTAATCAACAGAACCACCCACCCTTCGTTATTGCAATTGAAAAACGTAAAAAGAAGCACCCTATTTAAAAAAGGATGCTTCTTTCTATGCTAATCCAAGTTCTTGTTTCAGAACGTCAATTTTGTCTGTTACTTCCCATGTAAACTCTTCATCATTACGACCAAAATGACCATAAGCTGCTGTCTTTTGGTAGATGGGGCGACGTAAATCCAACATTTTAATAATGCCCGCTGGTGTTAAAGAGAATAGCTTGCGAATTGCAGCAATCAATCTTTCTTCTGAGATTTCACTTGTTTCAAAGGTATCGACAGAAATAGAAACTGGTTCAGCAACACCAATAGCATAAGCTAGCTGGATTTCACACTTAGTTGCAATACCTGCTGCTACAATATTTTTAGCAATATAACGTGCTGCATAACTTGCAGAACGATCCACCTTTGTGGCATCCTTACCTGAAAAAGCCCCACCGCCATGGCGTGCATAGCCTCCATAGGTATCCACAATTATTTTACGACCAGTTAAACCAGAATCTCCTTTTGGACCTCCAGTTACAAAACGACCAGTTGGATTAATATAGTATTTGGTTTCACTGTCCAATAGATTTGCTGGAATGACTGCTTGGATAATTTTTTCCATAGCATCGTATTTGAGTGTTTCGTAAGTGACTAACTCGTCATGTTGTGTACTCAAAACGACGGTGTCGACACGAAATGGCTTATCATTTTCGTCATATTCAACTGTTACCTGTGCTTTGCCGTCTGGGCGTAAGTAGTCCATCGTGCCATTTTTTCTAACTTCAGCTAAACGTCTTGTCAATTTGTGACTCAAACTGATTGGGAGTGGCATAAGTTCTTCGGTTTCATTAATAGCAAAACCGAACATAAGTCCTTGGTCACCTGCACCAATTGTTTTTTCATCTGTTTGTAAAACAGTTTCGTCATCTCTTGTTTCTAATGAATGATTGACACCTACAGCAATGTCGTCAGACTGTTCATCTAGTGCGACCATTACCGCTAGATTTTCAGCGTCAAAGCCATACTTACCGCGTGTATAACCAATTTCGGTTACAGTATCACGGACAACTTGCTGGATATTCGCATAAGCGGTTGTGGTCACTTCACCAAATACAAAAACAAGTCCAGTTGTCACAACTGTTTCACACGCAACGCGTGCTTGTGGATCCATAGATAATAACTTATCTAAAATTGCATCACTAATTTGATCAGCGATTTTATCTGGATGTCCTTCTGTTACTGACTCTGATGTAAATAATCTTTTTTCTACCATTTATATTCCCCCATTTTTTTGGTTACAAGGCTCTCCTTTTACTGGATCCTATCGGGATATTGCTCTCGGCCTTTAAAATTGCAATAGTTATACTATACGCTTTTCAAGTAGAAAATGCAAGACAGAATCGCTGATTACCTTGACAATTCTCTAGCAATTTTTTATGATGACTTGTACAGGTATAAATCTGGTAAGGAAGTGTAGCATGAAGAGTATCTTATTAAAAATCAGAAAAAAAATAAACCACCCTGCTCTTTTTTTTACTATCTTATCACTCGCTCTAATCACTTTTGGAACTATCTTGGGAATTGATCAAGATGCAATCCAAATTTTTCCTTTTATATTACTTTATTTATTTGTTTTACTAAGCAACTTATTAGAAGTTACCTTGATTAAAAAACTTAATGCGGATTTCGATCCCCCTGCTTTTTTGAAACAATTCTTTTGGATTAGTATGGTGACAGTGCTTTTACTTTTCTTTATTTTTGTAAACTGGCTTAGTACCAGCTTATTAATACTCTATATAGTGTTTATACTAAGCTCTCTTCACCCAAAAATAAAAATGGAACAAACAATTTTTTATCCACTTTTACAATTATTTTTTAAAGTTATTATCATAAATATACTTGCTTACTATGTTCAGACTGGCTATTTAGAAGGAAAAATTTTACTGGCACTATTCCCACTCTTTTTCTTTTTTATACCTTTCCTCTTATATAGTCAGAAAAATATTTTCCAAGAAAAAAATAATTGGTTTCAAAAAGTAGTAATTAACTACTTTACCAACATAATAACCTTGAGCTATTTAACAGGAGTTATAGCAGTTTTGTTATATTTTAGTTTCATAAAGTTATCACTC from Jeotgalibaca dankookensis harbors:
- a CDS encoding LysM peptidoglycan-binding domain-containing protein, with protein sequence MEKYKKYQLGGIVNLKISKNQLDIIKKRKMKVVSLVGVSVLVSTIVASVPEVAASSQFPSPLKVSTVHPFLDSITSPATEIAAENDLYASVMMAQAILESGWGQSSLASEPNYNLFGIKGNYNGETAIMPTLEDSGNQNYYQIEAGFRKYPSYSESLEDYAQVLKNGTSWDPNYYSGAWKSNTETYQDATQYLTGRYATDSAYDVKLNQIIETNELDIYDSVEEEQAIPSVPESDVLVQISDTYQVKENDSLWAISQEYSVSIEQIKNWNGLDNDIIYPGQLLTLASTEVSNQIENNSVEEGASNPVVSPESTYTVVSGDTLYSLAEGFGMSLSQLEEINQLDSDLIYPGQVLFIKEAVSVEEPPAKPTVPDELVEMGQTYTIQSGDTLYSLAARFGISLSDLKIANELTTDFIVPGQTLLISQSNRTEESLVNDAVQETFSYVVTSGDTLYSIARKNNVSLTQLIEWNDVTSNLIYPGQNLRIK
- a CDS encoding class I SAM-dependent methyltransferase, which codes for MLEKAIDFSHSLLKKTVVPGDIVIDATVGKGNDSLLLASLVGPSGKVIGFDIQEQAIKQTKEKFLLTGLSERLELHQTSHEHAHTFIPENKAIGGVIYNLGYLPGGDKSITTTYQSTLTSIKHLLPLLRVGSLMVLVVYSGHPNGLKEKEMLLNYVSGLNQTDYTVLSYQFINQQNHPPFVIAIEKRKKKHPI
- the metK gene encoding methionine adenosyltransferase; the encoded protein is MVEKRLFTSESVTEGHPDKIADQISDAILDKLLSMDPQARVACETVVTTGLVFVFGEVTTTAYANIQQVVRDTVTEIGYTRGKYGFDAENLAVMVALDEQSDDIAVGVNHSLETRDDETVLQTDEKTIGAGDQGLMFGFAINETEELMPLPISLSHKLTRRLAEVRKNGTMDYLRPDGKAQVTVEYDENDKPFRVDTVVLSTQHDELVTYETLKYDAMEKIIQAVIPANLLDSETKYYINPTGRFVTGGPKGDSGLTGRKIIVDTYGGYARHGGGAFSGKDATKVDRSASYAARYIAKNIVAAGIATKCEIQLAYAIGVAEPVSISVDTFETSEISEERLIAAIRKLFSLTPAGIIKMLDLRRPIYQKTAAYGHFGRNDEEFTWEVTDKIDVLKQELGLA